In Silene latifolia isolate original U9 population chromosome 3, ASM4854445v1, whole genome shotgun sequence, a single window of DNA contains:
- the LOC141646926 gene encoding chitin-inducible gibberellin-responsive protein 1-like: protein MDSHQVYKYGFPGSNSAYISSQYTPSSLPNKMFGPLEFNFRDSPISPFSTHFDCDTLTTLSDVKEHHSSTDSLSVKSPSCNSPLETNSCYRNRLDSSPSTDSPQGPVVGSTNGNFYSRTADYGVVSMKHALQELETELMCDEPNSSDPSMGESKPPQILSQRSRSWSREPQVAPVVRLKVEVQSEKRHKAMEGLLHCNKPYGNLKELLIECARALSENRIDDFEKLVEEARKEVSISGDPIQRLGAYMIEGLVARKEASGSKIYHALRCKEPLGKDLLTYMHILYEICPYLKFGYMAANGAIAEACRNEDRIHIVDFQIAQGTQWLTLLQALAQRPGGAPYVRITGIDDPMSKYARGDSLEAVGKRLKALSEKCKIPIEFHAVPVFAADITREMLDVRPGEALAVNFPLQLHHTPDESVDVNNPRDDLLRMVRSLNPKVTTLVEQESNTNTTPFVTRFIEALEYYTAMFESIDVTLPRDRKERINVEQHCLAKDIVNVIACEGKERVERHELLGKWKSRLTMAGFQQFPLSSYVNSVISGLLRCYSEHYTLVEKDGAMLLGWKNRMLISASAWH from the coding sequence ATGGACTCACACCAAGTCTATAAATACGGTTTTCCCGGGTCAAATTCAGCATACATTTCTTCTCAATatactccttcatcacttccAAATAAGATGTTTGGACCGTTAGAGTTCAACTTTAGAGATTCACCAATATCACCCTTCTCGACTCACTTTGATTGTGATACCCTCACTACATTGAGTGATGTCAAAGAGCATCACAGCTCGACTGATTCACTCTCAGTAAAAAGCCCTTCTTGCAATTCACCCCTCGAGACTAACAGTTGTTACCGTAATAGATTAGATTCAAGCCCTTCTACTGATTCTCCTCAAGGACCCGTTGTAGGTTCCACTAACGGGAATTTCTATTCTAGAACTGCAGACTATGGGGTAGTCAGCATGAAACATGCCTTGCAGGAGCTAGAGACTGAACTTATGTGCGATGAGCCAAATTCTTCTGATCCGTCTATGGGTGAAAGCAAACCACCTCAGATCCTGAGTCAAAGGTCACGTTCCTGGAGCAGGGAACCGCAAGTGGCTCCAGTGGTTAGGTTAAAAGTTGAAGTACAAAGCGAGAAACGCCACAAGGCAATGGAAGGACTCCTACATTGTAATAAGCCATACGGGAATTTGAAAGAGTTACTGATTGAATGTGCGAGGGCGCTATCAGAGAATAGAATAGATGATtttgagaagttggtggaagagGCTAGAAAAGAGGTATCAATCTCGGGAGACCCAATACAACGACTTGGTGCGTATATGATTGAAGGACTTGTAGCGAGAAAGGAGGCTTCCGGAAGTAAGATTTATCATGCTCTTAGGTGCAAAGAGCCTCTTGGCAAAGACTTGCTTACTTACATGCACATTCTGTATGAAATATGCCCTTACCTCAAGTTCGGGTATATGGCTGCAAACGGAGCTATAGCCGAAGCTTGTCGAAACGAAGATCGGATACATATAGTAGATTTCCAGATTGCACAGGGAACACAATGGTTGACTCTTTTGCAAGCATTGGCACAAAGACCCGGTGGGGCCCCGTACGTCCGAATAACCGGTATAGACGATCCTATGTCGAAGTATGCTCGGGGTGATAGCTTGGAGGCGGTTGGTAAGCGTTTAAAAGCGCTCTCCGAGAAATGCAAGATACCCATTGAATTTCACGCAGTGCCCGTTTTTGCCGCTGATATCACTCGGGAAATGCTGGATGTTAGGCCCGGGGAAGCTTTAGCGGTGAATTTCCCGTTGCAACTCCACCACACTCCGGACGAGAGCGTTGATGTGAACAACCCGAGGGACGACCTTTTAAGGATGGTGAGATCACTCAACCCCAAGGTGACCACTTTGGTAGAGCAAGAGTCAAATACCAATACTACCCCTTTTGTCACAAGGTTCATAGAAGCACTTGAATACTACACAGCAATGTTTGAGTCGATCGACGTGACCTTGCCAAGGGATAGGAAGGAGAGGATCAATGTAGAGCAACATTGCTTGGCTAAAGACATTGTTAATGTCATTGCATGTGAGGGAAAGGAGAGAGTCGAGCGACATGAGCTTCTCGGGAAGTGGAAGTCAAGGTTGACTATGGCTGGTTTCCAACAATTCCCTTTGAGCTCTTACGTTAACTCGGTGATTAGCGGTTTGCTCAGGTGCTACTCTGAACACTATACTTTGGTTGAGAAGGATGGTGCTATGCTTCTAGGGTGGAAAAACAGAATGTTGATCTCAGCTTCTGCATGGCATTGA